The genomic region gtatcgcgtgcgcatttaatgcgaggatcgcctgacaccgtatcctgacacgcgtgcctcagtcggcaaggtcgaagtgaccgcagtcactttgcccctttactgaccgatctgacaggaaaacaacgccgttcaccccgctccggctactgtgccaaccaccaggataaaactgagtcacgatctcccacgagttcggcctcgggcgcaacaaggagctccgtctcgcccgacctcaggcctcggcctcagcctcagcctcggaagaagatctccgcctcgcctgaccccaggcctcggcctcgggaggagtcacaaccccgctcgagcctagcctcggcctcaggagaagtctccgcctcgcccgacctgggcctcggaccgactacgctacaggggatacatcattaccctactcctagctagctgtcttaggctatgaaggaacaagaccggtgtcccatctaaggttactacggtagcaggtaatgatggttccccgcgtgcgcccatgacgttggattgctctcaacctcctacggaagcaagacaacgtcagcaggatccatgccacgccgacagctgtgcttctatagggctcaaggcacttctccgacggccacgttagctcgcagctacaccccattgtacaactgggcatctccttgtatctataaaaggggatgtccagggccttcctaaggcaagTCACAGACAGACGTTGCAACGCTGACAATGTTGGACGGCGCCCTCCCACTCTCGCCCTCGctgtctcgcgacgcttgtaacccctactacgagcaccccggtgcaagataacataagccacatttccctcttgtgttccatcttgcatcaacccatctaggcagggatacgcaacaacaaatttactggtcggttgacggtccccgcgggtccaaaacaccgacatatAACAATTTTAAGACCGTGTCAAACTTCAATTATTTAATAAACTGAACATACCATTAACACTAGTAGTTCGAGGTTGTTTAGGCAACATTTTCATGCGAGACTTCATTTCTTGAAACTGGTATAAAATTTGATCATTTGGAATACTTGAAAAAATGTCTCGTTCAATATAGCACACCATCCTATGATTGAGCCAGTCACTCCCCATCTTATTCCTCAAATCAATCTTTACAATTTTCATCGCTGAGAAAGCTCTTTCAATTGTGGCAGTAGTAACTGGCAAAATCAAAGCCAACTCAACAAGACGATAGACCAAAGGAAATGTTGTATGTCTATCAGTCTGCATCATCTTTATAGCAAGATCTCCAACATGTAAAACTTGCATCCGCCCTTGCATCATTAACAAACATCTCAAGTTGGTTGCGAAGGACAATGCAATCATATTGGGTGAAGTCAACAACATAAATTTGAGCAAGTTCTattaatttatcttcatcaaagTTTGCAAAAGAATTCTGTGGGTCTAAACAAACAATGCATCTCAATAGTTGAGTGGACCTTTCAGCAAAACAATTATTTAATTCCACAATTATTGATCATAGACAACATTAAATTATCTTCGTCGTTTGCTTTACAATGCGGCGGCATCGCCGGCAGGCGGCAACTAATCGCGATCAGCAGGGCAGGGGCAGGGCAAACGATGCGGTAGAATAATGGACCAAAATAATTAAGTAGGGTACTAATATTTTTTCCTCACGAGTAGGGCCATGCCCCCAGCGGCCCATAACAGAGATCCGCCTCTGCCCTTTCCTATCCTAGCCCACCGAGAGCGACCGGGTCAGGCCCCACCGACAAGATCTGACGAATTCTCTCGGTCGTTGGTAGCAGCGAGTCAGAATGGAAGCAGCGAGGATGGACACGCGGAGGCTGGGGTCACCGCCATCGCAGTGGTCGTCCTTCTCGCCGTGAACGGCGTCGCACAAGGAAGGAGAGGATGACACATTCGTGTTGTCTAGAAGCTCTGTGGACGGAGacggactcatctagaggctgacTTCCTCATGTCTATCGGGAAACGGTCGAACGGTTCAAAAATAAAGAAGCGACGTGGATAGACTGAATGCAATCGTTTTGAACTAGCTTTGTTATATAGAAATAGAAATAGGAATGCATAGGACCTATATGGACTTTATTTTCGATGACCCACATATTAAACTAATGTCTTTGGTTTCGGGTATAAATTCCACTGAAGTCAACATAAATAATCAAAACAAGTCATCTGCAACAATGCGTATCCATCTTTTGGTTGGTTAGGCATTGTATCATCATAAAGCATGTTAGAGGGCGCGTCAAGGATGACCCTCAGACCTTGGTTTGCTTAGATGGGCTATTCGGCCTTCCgaatagggatgaaaacggtcggaaacggtatttattcggtaatcagttttttagtCGTTTTTCTTTTATTGTGATAtagaatatacaatacaaatttgtattcttatttttaacatccagcttgttaagattcataaaaggtaaacctcaaattcatcctatattttctcaaataatagatataaacttcggtatggattcggaaacaaattcggtaattttttcaactttttgtgttgtagggagcaaataatacataaaataatttatgtaatattttattcatatttgtactaatgtgcttgataacataagaaaagatgaacatcaaattttatacatatctattttaaaatattaaatttgttctaacagttcggattaccactttcatccctactTCCGAACTACCTATAATGGTTGATGGAATTGAACTAAAAGctgataaaaaataaaaaaacaaattCTCACAAATATAAATTGCAAAAATAATATGGGAAAAATCTCTTTTTAGTTTTCATCTATTTTCGATAGGGATGGATCCGGATACTTATCCAGTTGTTAAAGTTTTGGTCTTTTTTTCCTTCGATTACGAATAAATAGAATATACAATTTTATGTAAaattatattcttgtttttagcattaaacttatTAAGATCCGTCTATGTCTTTTTAAAATAGCTGATATAAAATTCAGATATGGATAGTATTCAAATTCgatttttttcatttttttgaTGTATACAAAAAATCATTCTAATTTTAATAATATGTTTAACAATATGACTAAAGACTAGCATAAGATTCTATGCACATgtgttaaaatattaaatttgttaaTTAAAATGTTTTAGAATTCTTCACAAAATTAGACAGGTTAATAAATATAAACTAGTCGGttgtccgtgcgttgcgacggcttcgtaaactatccatcaaaaaaatttcaagattttttatttgaTTGTTTCCGCTCTCtatataatatattttttgatttggctaactgatgttattgtttactccatgcaaatatgtcttggtacaacacaacTAATGAAGTGagtgattagaagagagttcacaacgattgactgaatgaacagggattataaaatgacataattccatcatatAGAGacaaaataagagaaagtttgtgagatcaagtttctaaaataagtcccatgaagtcaaacttataaaaaagttagatcaaaatatggagtgattgctaaagtcaggcatcaataaaaactggatgcgctccatataaattatgctacttcgtagcaattactaacgtttaaaaccaacaaataacctttcattttgctgttagtgtgacaaattatTGCTACTCCATCCAATTCAACAACCTCAAACATCAtatagtccattgcgccaatgtggtctcagaaacgacctaatgcttgcaagagccaagaacgtcgtgccgtgcttgggctgtagcctcggccagtagtgctggcccggcccgacacgattatttttttattttacaaaaaaacttATATgcttatatacaatttatattcaatattaaaaacatcttagcgtgatgttctactggttagacagtttcacccagtgtctctcgcccttcttccatcaggggtaTGGGTTCGAAcccccacctcctgcaccgttttttaacattttacgctgatttaattaaatggatcgatgGGCTAACGGACTGGTCCGACATagttagcaggccggcatgacgtgcatgtgccatagttgtggcccgcgtgcatctagcccgtgtcgggcgtcgttacgttgatttaattaaatgggtcgacgggctaacgggctagcccgacacagttagcaggccggcatgacgtgtctgtgctatagttgtggcccgcgtgcatctagcccgtgtcgggcgtcgtttggcatctatagacgtgcagcagattaatttgaaatagctgtgagaggttatttgtaaaaaaatgacgtatgacgaccgttgaaactagtGCTTTATAGAAAAACAGAGGATTCGGAACATGAAAAAAATCCGTCCGTTCTCAACCTTATCGCGAACTCGAGAATCAAATCCATCCTCCACGGGGCATGGGCAGCGTCGCCATCAAGTCACGAGTTTTGGGCGACAGAGGCGGCGGATCCCAATCAAAATAACCTAATCCATCCACCACCTCCTCACTTTCGCAATCAAATCAAACGCCACCATCGCGGCGCGTCGCCACCTGCCCTGCCCTGCCCTCCCTACCGGGTCCCACGCTGTCAGTTGCACAGCAAAACCGCCCTCcgcgtccccgtccccgtccccatccCGAAACCGCGCGTGTCGCCAGCCCATAGATCAGAGCCTAGCCAGAGCCAGAGCTGAGAGCCGAGGAGGGAAACGAAGAAGCGGCCATGGCGATGAAGCGGCCGGCGCGCAGCGACCCACACCTGCCACCCGAGGAGGCGGCACGGGTGGAGGCCGAGGTTCGGAGCTACTTCGACAGCGTCGCGCCGAGGCGCCCGGCCAAGCCGCCGCGCAGCGACCCGTCGGTGGACACCTTCGCGGAACCCGCCGCCGTCGACGCCGGGGACCACGACTTGCCGGAGCTCCGCAAGCTGCGCGACCTCGAGGCGAAGCCCCAGGTCAGAGTCTGGCTTCCTAGAGCAGAGGATTGCTTCCTGTTTGACTGCTGAAATCGATGGGTCGGTGTGAGCGTGATGCCTTGTCCTGTGCAGAAGCTGGTGTTGGACGGAGGGGGAGGGGACGTGGATGGCGGGGAGGATTACGTGGAGACGCGATACTACGATGGCCTCATAGGCATCGACAAGCAGCATCACACGGTAAGGTTTGAATGTACCTGTGTGTGCACTCTCAGGGAAAAAGATGTCTACCAAATAATTGATGTGCCATCCTGCCGTGATAGGATTTGTGGGTAGTCCTTCATGTCAGTTTTGTATTTCTCCCTGTTATTCATAATATTAATGTTGTACTACGAATTTACGGCATGTGGGTATGCAAAATGGAAGCGGCCAGTAAGCGGGCCAAGTTTATGTTCTGTTTAAGGATTTGTGTAAGTTATAGTTCTCTGTTTCAGGATGCTTCTTGGGGTAATCAATCAGTTGTCCATCCATAGTTACTTATTATTGTCCTTCGTTTGATCTTGCCATGTTAATTGCATCTGCTGTCTAGTGTGAGATAGCTTTTGAACTATTGATTGCAATCCTTCAATCATAACTGGTTCTAAGAAATAGATGTTCGTTCACACAAGATCTTGATAAACATCAGAATTTTTACTGAACAAAGTTTAATATTTTTGAATTTGCTTGCAGAAACGAGTGTGGTAGCCAGAAAACCAGTCAGCTATCATTTTACTAGTTTCCAGTCCTCTTTTAGCACGCTGGCTAGTACAGTCAGTCAGTAGGAGTTTCCATGGGAAGTATTATGGATTATGTAGCCAAATGAATACGGAAATCAGGGTTATCTTTAACATATGAAATACTCCCTTAATCCCTTCGTTCCAAATTATAGTTCACTTTGGCTTTCATCAATGTCCAAAGTCAAACTCCTCTGACTTTGGCCAAGTGTTAATAAAAATACATTAACATCAACACATTCAAATAAATGCACTATCAAAACATTTTTCAGGGAAAAGTTAATGAAACAAATTTGATGTTGTACATGTTGCATTTTTGTATGTACTCGATCAAAGTTAGAGAACTTGACTCAGGACAAAGCTAATTGGAATGCAAGTAGTGTGTTAATCATAAAATTTGGTAATTCTGAAGATTTAGTATTTCATTGACAGAAGAGAGTTTCAGAATAGGAGTTTCATAATGTTAAATGCAGTATGTGAAAGCAAGAGGCTGTAGCCAAGGTCAAACCTTGAGTCTCCACATTGGTTATTTCTGATATGCATGGGTAACATGGTTTAACTAATAAGAAAGATAATTAATTTTGGAACCTTCAAACTGTAAGGTACTGCCTCCATTCTTTTTTATTTGACGCCAAATAGTGCAAAAATGAACTACAAAACGTCAAATAAAAAAATGGAGGGAGTACTAGTTATCAACGTGGTTGTTCAATTGTTCGTGGACACTATTTTTCCAATAGCGATAAGGACAGCAGTTGCAATATCCTATCTTTAGCATAGTCAGACTTGTTTTATGTATTAGCGTGACATTAATGGTACAAAATATAGGGCTTGGTCATCTTTTTTTTCTTGCTTAAGTTTCACAACTACGGTTTTAATGGAACTGAGATAACAAAATGGTAtggattgggggggggggggggggggttacagCTGCTTGCATAGAGGAACTTCGATTACGAAAAAGCATTACCTACTAAGGTCTAAGGTTTCAATATCTTGGGCGTTCTTGCTTGCTTGGTTTATCAGACCAAGAGCAATATGGGACATTTTCTTTTTTGCTGTTTTCGGTTCTAAACAGTTCTAACGGTGGACGATTTATTAGTTTTACCC from Zea mays cultivar B73 chromosome 6, Zm-B73-REFERENCE-NAM-5.0, whole genome shotgun sequence harbors:
- the LOC100276084 gene encoding uncharacterized protein LOC100276084, with translation MAMKRPARSDPHLPPEEAARVEAEVRSYFDSVAPRRPAKPPRSDPSVDTFAEPAAVDAGDHDLPELRKLRDLEAKPQKLVLDGGGGDVDGGEDYVETRYYDGLIGIDKQHHTTGTGFIKVERSNGSTFSVMTNGYPPASSVRCTSNPATNDWIPSSESIIPASNKPSRSDS